A genomic window from Tolypothrix sp. PCC 7910 includes:
- a CDS encoding ABC transporter ATP-binding protein has product MVNNPSPPLPLLAATGLSKSFGGIKAVNNASIEVAKGSITGLIGPNGAGKTTFFNLLSNFIRPDKGRVIFDGEPIHHLQPYQIAQQGVVRTFQVARTLSRLSVLENMLLAAQKQTGENFWQVQLQPHVVAKEEKQLQEQAMFLLESVGLAKKAHDYAGGLSGGQRKLLEMGRALMTNPKLILLDEPAAGVNPRLIDDICDRILNWNRQDGLTFLIIEHNMDVIMSLCDRVWVLAEGQNLADGTPAEIQTNPQVLEAYLGK; this is encoded by the coding sequence TTGGTAAATAACCCATCACCCCCACTTCCCCTATTAGCGGCTACTGGACTTTCTAAAAGCTTTGGTGGAATTAAAGCCGTTAATAATGCCAGTATTGAAGTAGCTAAAGGCAGTATTACAGGCTTAATTGGCCCCAATGGTGCTGGTAAAACCACCTTTTTTAACTTACTTTCTAACTTCATTCGCCCAGATAAAGGACGAGTGATTTTTGACGGTGAACCCATTCATCACCTGCAACCATACCAAATCGCCCAGCAGGGAGTAGTCCGGACTTTTCAGGTAGCCCGGACTCTTTCGAGGTTGTCAGTTTTAGAAAATATGCTGCTAGCGGCGCAAAAACAAACTGGGGAAAATTTTTGGCAAGTGCAATTGCAACCCCACGTGGTAGCAAAGGAAGAAAAGCAACTACAAGAACAAGCAATGTTTTTGTTAGAGTCAGTCGGTTTAGCCAAAAAAGCCCATGACTACGCTGGTGGTTTATCTGGGGGACAACGCAAGCTATTAGAAATGGGGCGGGCGTTGATGACAAATCCTAAGCTGATTTTGTTAGATGAACCAGCAGCCGGAGTAAATCCCAGATTAATTGATGATATTTGCGATCGCATCCTCAACTGGAACCGCCAAGATGGTCTGACATTTCTGATTATCGAACACAACATGGACGTAATTATGTCCTTGTGCGATCGTGTTTGGGTACTTGCTGAAGGACAAAATTTAGCCGACGGTACACCCGCAGAAATTCAAACTAATCCCCAAGTTTTAGAAGCGTATTTAGGAAAGTAA
- a CDS encoding branched-chain amino acid ABC transporter permease, whose product MFEYLIFLAISTATFALFSLGLNLQWGFTGLINFGHIAFMTLGAYTTVLLSLKGIPILVSAIVGAIVAALLGLVIGFATLRLREDYLGIVTIGVGELIRLVVNNQDLPVGDTWISGAFGVQSYPIPFSETPNLFFRFVMMGLLTLLLAVTAFSLWRWINNTRASGATEKLTRKTNKQEFISRLVVGIILGLLAIAVYVSGIISLYNYIPKAGLMLVALLVLAFVFWRLEMLVRSPWGRVLKAIREDEEIPKALGKNVFWYKLQSLMLGGAIAGIAGGFFAWQLSAVYPDNFQPQLTFDAWIMVILGGSGNNIGTILGTVIYFAYDAITREVLPKIIPLDEARLGAFRIMVIGLILMVLMIWRPQGILGKKEELTLGK is encoded by the coding sequence ATGTTTGAATATTTAATATTTTTAGCGATTTCTACAGCCACATTTGCATTGTTTAGTTTGGGACTGAATTTGCAGTGGGGTTTTACAGGGTTAATTAATTTTGGTCATATCGCTTTTATGACCCTGGGAGCTTATACAACAGTATTATTAAGCCTCAAAGGTATTCCTATACTTGTTTCGGCTATTGTTGGGGCGATTGTCGCAGCGTTGCTGGGGTTGGTAATTGGGTTTGCGACTCTGCGCTTGCGAGAAGATTATTTAGGAATTGTCACTATTGGGGTGGGAGAACTAATTCGGTTGGTGGTGAATAACCAAGATTTACCAGTGGGCGATACGTGGATATCTGGGGCGTTTGGTGTACAAAGTTACCCGATTCCTTTTTCAGAAACGCCGAATTTATTTTTCAGATTTGTAATGATGGGATTGTTGACACTGCTTTTAGCTGTGACTGCGTTTTCCTTATGGCGATGGATTAACAATACCCGTGCTTCTGGTGCTACTGAGAAATTAACGCGCAAAACCAACAAACAGGAATTTATCTCGCGTTTAGTTGTAGGGATAATCTTGGGGCTGCTGGCAATAGCTGTTTATGTTTCTGGCATTATCAGTTTATATAACTACATCCCTAAAGCAGGTTTAATGTTGGTGGCGCTGTTAGTCTTAGCATTCGTTTTCTGGCGGTTGGAAATGTTAGTGCGATCGCCTTGGGGTAGAGTACTAAAAGCGATCCGCGAAGATGAGGAAATTCCCAAGGCTCTAGGAAAAAATGTCTTTTGGTATAAACTACAATCACTAATGTTAGGCGGTGCGATCGCGGGGATTGCTGGTGGTTTCTTTGCTTGGCAACTCAGTGCTGTTTACCCCGATAATTTCCAACCACAGCTAACTTTTGACGCTTGGATTATGGTAATTTTAGGCGGTTCTGGCAATAACATCGGCACAATTTTAGGTACGGTGATTTACTTTGCTTACGATGCCATTACCCGCGAAGTTTTACCGAAAATTATTCCCCTAGACGAAGCCCGTCTCGGCGCATTCCGTATCATGGTGATTGGTTTAATTTTGATGGTACTGATGATTTGGCGGCCACAAGGTATCTTAGGGAAAAAGGAGGAACTTACCCTTGGTAAATAA
- a CDS encoding cytotoxic translational repressor of toxin-antitoxin stability system, with translation MILEVRYTRSFLVDLKSLETSAYERVYNFVFFEFAHHWQMRSLPELRQLDDEAIFHRFTIDEYLVGIEVRGEIVKFLRVIPMPDV, from the coding sequence GTGATTCTGGAAGTACGCTATACCAGGTCATTTCTCGTAGACCTGAAAAGTTTAGAAACATCTGCTTATGAGCGGGTGTATAATTTTGTCTTTTTTGAGTTTGCTCACCATTGGCAGATGCGATCGCTCCCAGAATTACGTCAGCTTGATGATGAGGCAATATTTCACCGCTTTACTATAGATGAATATTTAGTTGGCATAGAAGTCAGGGGTGAAATTGTCAAATTTTTGCGTGTCATCCCTATGCCAGATGTCTAA
- a CDS encoding glucose-6-phosphate isomerase: MDAKALWQRYQDWLYFHEGLGLYLDVSRMRFDDAFVESLRPKFDQAFADMAELEKGAIANPDENRMVGHYWLRNPDLAPTPELTQEIVQTLEQIEAFAEKIQTGAIHPPRANRFTDVISIGIGGSALGPQFVAEALSSDFPPLKIHFIDNTDPAGIDRILTQLRNSLSSTLVLVISKSGGTPEPRNGMIEVKKAYAGQNLDFSQYAVAITSTDSNLDKIAKSEGWLATFPMYDWVGGRTSEMSAVGLVPAALQGIDVRAMLEGAKEMDDATRVADLKNNPAALLALSWYYAGNGKGEKDMVVLPYKDSLLLFSRYLQQLVMESLGKEKDLDGNTVYQGIAVYGNKGSTDQHAYVQQLREGVPNFFATLIEVLEDRKSPSPEIDPGVTSGDYLSGFLLGTRQALYENQRDSITVTIPQVNARTVGALIALYERAVGFYASLVNINAYHQPGVEAGKKAAAAILDLQKRVLEVLQSAKSALTLDEIAEKAGASQEIEAIYKILRHLHANQRGVVFQGNLAQPSSLKVSVS, translated from the coding sequence ATGGATGCTAAAGCACTTTGGCAACGATACCAGGATTGGTTATATTTCCACGAGGGATTAGGGCTGTATCTTGATGTTAGTCGGATGCGGTTTGATGATGCCTTTGTGGAGTCGTTGCGGCCGAAGTTTGATCAAGCGTTTGCGGATATGGCGGAACTGGAGAAAGGTGCGATCGCTAATCCGGATGAAAATCGCATGGTTGGACACTACTGGCTGCGAAATCCAGATTTAGCGCCAACTCCAGAACTCACCCAAGAGATTGTCCAAACCTTAGAACAAATCGAAGCTTTTGCAGAGAAAATCCAAACAGGTGCTATTCATCCTCCTAGAGCTAATCGTTTTACCGATGTGATCTCTATAGGTATTGGTGGTTCTGCCCTTGGCCCCCAATTTGTCGCCGAAGCCCTGTCCTCTGATTTCCCACCCCTGAAAATTCACTTTATTGACAATACCGATCCCGCAGGTATCGATCGCATTCTGACTCAGTTGCGAAATAGCCTCTCCAGTACTTTAGTTTTGGTGATTTCCAAATCTGGGGGAACACCAGAACCACGCAACGGCATGATTGAAGTCAAAAAAGCCTATGCTGGACAAAATTTGGACTTTTCCCAATATGCAGTAGCTATTACCAGCACTGATAGTAACCTGGATAAAATCGCAAAATCTGAAGGCTGGCTGGCGACTTTCCCCATGTATGATTGGGTGGGTGGACGCACCTCAGAAATGTCTGCTGTGGGTTTAGTACCAGCTGCATTGCAAGGCATTGATGTTCGCGCCATGCTAGAAGGTGCGAAGGAAATGGATGATGCTACCCGTGTAGCTGATTTGAAAAATAACCCAGCAGCTTTACTGGCTTTGTCTTGGTACTATGCCGGTAATGGTAAGGGTGAAAAAGACATGGTGGTGCTGCCTTACAAAGATAGCTTGCTGTTGTTCAGCCGTTATTTGCAACAGTTAGTCATGGAATCCTTAGGTAAAGAAAAAGACCTAGATGGTAACACCGTCTACCAAGGGATCGCCGTTTATGGTAACAAAGGCTCGACCGATCAACACGCCTATGTTCAACAGTTACGCGAAGGTGTACCCAATTTCTTTGCTACCTTAATTGAAGTTTTAGAAGATCGTAAAAGTCCATCTCCCGAAATCGATCCTGGTGTGACATCAGGTGATTACCTTTCTGGTTTTCTGTTAGGAACCAGACAAGCGCTGTATGAAAATCAGCGTGATTCCATTACAGTTACTATTCCCCAAGTCAATGCGCGGACTGTCGGGGCGTTAATTGCTTTATATGAACGTGCTGTTGGCTTCTATGCAAGCTTAGTCAACATCAACGCTTACCATCAACCAGGGGTTGAAGCTGGTAAAAAAGCCGCCGCCGCGATTCTTGACTTGCAAAAACGTGTCCTAGAAGTACTGCAATCAGCAAAATCTGCCCTTACTCTCGATGAAATTGCCGAGAAAGCAGGTGCATCTCAAGAAATTGAAGCCATTTACAAAATTCTGCGTCATCTACACGCCAATCAACGAGGCGTAGTCTTTCAAGGTAATCTCGCACAACCCAGCAGTTTAAAAGTTTCTGTCAGCTAA